The Vibrio gallaecicus genome contains a region encoding:
- the prfC gene encoding peptide chain release factor 3 yields the protein MSNTPFIGEVSKRRTFAIISHPDAGKTTITEKVLLFGNAIQKAGTVKGRGSNQHAKSDWMEMEKERGISVTTSVMQFPYNECLVNLLDTPGHEDFSEDTYRTLTAVDSCLMVIDAAKGVEDRTRKLMEVTRLRDTPIVTFMNKLDRDVRDPMEVLDEVESELGMACAPISWPIGCGKEFKGVYHIHRDETILYESGHGHEIQEVRIIKGLDNPELDVAVGEDLAGSVREELELVIGACPEFDHELFLAGELTPVYFGTALGNFGVDHMLDGLTEWAPGPQTRQANEREVEATEEKFSGFVFKIQANMDPKHRDRIAFMRIVSGTYDQGMKMNHVRTGKNVSISDAVTFMAGDRSRAEKAYAGDIIGLHNHGTIQIGDTFTQGENLKFSGIPNFAPELFRRIRLRDPLKQKQLLKGLVQLSEEGAVQVFRPLQNNDLIVGAVGVLQFDVVVARLKAEYNVEAIYEGVNVATARWVECDDVKKLEEFKRKSQANLALDGGDNLSYIAPTMVNLNLASERFPEVKFRATREH from the coding sequence ATGTCAAATACTCCATTTATTGGTGAAGTATCTAAACGTAGAACTTTCGCCATTATCTCTCACCCGGATGCGGGTAAAACCACGATTACTGAAAAGGTACTTTTATTCGGAAACGCGATTCAAAAAGCGGGTACTGTTAAAGGCCGTGGCTCTAACCAGCATGCAAAATCTGACTGGATGGAGATGGAAAAAGAACGTGGTATCTCGGTAACTACATCTGTAATGCAGTTTCCATACAACGAATGCCTAGTGAACCTATTAGATACTCCTGGACACGAAGACTTCTCGGAAGATACTTACCGTACCTTAACTGCGGTTGATTCTTGCCTAATGGTTATTGATGCTGCGAAAGGTGTCGAAGACCGTACACGTAAGCTAATGGAAGTAACTCGTCTTCGTGATACGCCGATCGTTACATTTATGAACAAACTTGACCGTGATGTTCGTGATCCAATGGAAGTGCTGGATGAAGTGGAAAGTGAGCTAGGTATGGCTTGCGCTCCAATCTCATGGCCAATTGGTTGTGGTAAAGAGTTTAAAGGTGTTTACCATATTCACCGCGATGAAACGATTTTGTATGAATCTGGTCATGGTCATGAAATTCAAGAAGTGCGCATCATTAAAGGGTTAGATAACCCAGAGTTAGATGTTGCTGTTGGTGAAGACCTTGCTGGAAGTGTTCGTGAAGAACTAGAACTAGTGATTGGCGCATGTCCTGAGTTTGATCATGAGCTTTTTTTAGCTGGTGAGCTAACGCCTGTTTACTTTGGTACTGCATTAGGTAACTTCGGTGTGGACCACATGTTAGATGGTCTGACTGAATGGGCTCCGGGTCCACAAACCCGCCAAGCAAATGAGCGTGAAGTTGAAGCAACTGAAGAGAAGTTCTCTGGTTTCGTATTTAAGATCCAAGCAAATATGGATCCTAAGCACCGTGACCGTATTGCGTTCATGCGAATTGTATCGGGTACTTATGACCAAGGTATGAAGATGAACCATGTTCGTACTGGTAAAAATGTAAGTATTTCAGATGCAGTAACTTTCATGGCAGGCGATCGTTCTCGTGCAGAAAAAGCATACGCAGGCGACATTATCGGTTTACATAACCACGGCACAATCCAGATTGGTGATACTTTCACTCAAGGTGAAAATCTGAAGTTTTCTGGTATTCCAAACTTTGCACCTGAGTTATTCCGTCGTATTCGTTTACGTGATCCTCTTAAGCAAAAGCAACTTCTTAAAGGTCTGGTTCAATTATCTGAAGAAGGTGCGGTTCAAGTATTCCGACCACTGCAAAATAACGACCTAATTGTTGGCGCGGTTGGTGTACTTCAGTTTGATGTGGTTGTGGCTCGTCTAAAAGCAGAATACAACGTAGAAGCGATCTATGAAGGTGTTAACGTTGCAACAGCTCGCTGGGTTGAATGCGATGACGTGAAAAAGCTGGAAGAGTTTAAGCGTAAGAGCCAAGCTAACTTAGCATTAGATGGTGGTGACAACCTTTCTTATATTGCTCCAACGATGGTAAACCTGAACTTAGCTTCAGAACGTTTCCCTGAAGTTAAGTTCCGCGCTACACGCGAGCACTAA
- a CDS encoding putative bifunctional diguanylate cyclase/phosphodiesterase gives MTTTKKIHSLAFKQAKTVFLVSVVLGVFFSFYHIVVDLHQEQTRIEDHYQFKLLQNYSNASQAAYHLNHLLADQVASSLMMDKAIYSVAIIDDFGDMLTKQDRVIEQQDLITRLLSDFLTPDTPFYSAELHQPDSNVIVGTLNFSVNGTTIAEAFISKSSRILIFDLIRNILLTTILLAFFYYKLSKPIVTLIEWVQSLQNRQTALPLPMNNRQDELSRLATSFHNIWQAREAAENQLNQLAYFDTLTGLANRSLLLKKLNETISSAMKSKTSGALFYLDLDRFKTINDSLGHTIGDHLIKAISMRIEAWVKEQDIAARIGGDEFAILMPDIKIEQAPDMAKQLLALISNPYSIDDHQLYCTVSIGISMFPSEGITSIDVLRQADTALYRAKVAGRNKYMFYEPEMQAQVETFLDIEKGLHEALSKDQLELYYQPQVNDKHEIIGVEALIRWNHPDRGLLPPGVFMPIAEETGQILKIGDWIIEQACYQYASWEKQGVLPECFHRLAINISPLQFSQESFVEHITHTLSQAGITGENIELEITESLLLENVDDAIRKMAQLKEHNLKISIDDFGTGYSSLRYLKHLAVDVLKIDRSFVTQLHLDESDQAIVDTIIMTAQRLNLEVIAEGVEEIPELDSLKALGCKQFQGYLFDKPLPVSEVTQRLLNYHYELKSEEPLATRNERMS, from the coding sequence ATGACGACAACAAAAAAAATACATTCGTTAGCATTTAAACAGGCTAAAACAGTTTTCTTAGTTTCCGTTGTTCTTGGGGTGTTTTTTAGCTTCTACCACATTGTTGTGGATTTACACCAAGAACAAACTCGAATTGAAGACCATTACCAGTTCAAGCTGTTGCAGAATTATTCGAATGCAAGCCAAGCGGCATATCACCTTAATCATTTATTGGCAGATCAAGTTGCCTCTAGCCTAATGATGGATAAAGCTATTTATAGCGTTGCTATTATTGATGATTTTGGCGATATGCTGACCAAACAAGATCGTGTAATCGAACAGCAAGATCTTATTACACGCTTACTTTCGGACTTCTTAACACCTGATACTCCTTTTTATAGCGCTGAACTTCATCAGCCAGATTCTAATGTTATTGTTGGAACGCTCAATTTTTCAGTCAATGGAACCACCATAGCTGAAGCATTTATTTCTAAATCCAGCCGGATACTTATTTTTGATCTCATTCGAAATATATTACTGACCACTATTTTGCTGGCTTTCTTCTATTACAAGCTGTCAAAACCAATCGTGACATTAATTGAATGGGTGCAATCTCTTCAAAATCGTCAAACCGCTCTCCCACTTCCGATGAATAATCGACAGGATGAATTAAGCCGGCTCGCGACATCCTTTCATAACATTTGGCAAGCTCGTGAAGCGGCTGAAAACCAACTTAATCAACTTGCGTATTTTGATACGTTAACAGGGCTGGCAAACCGTAGCTTATTACTGAAAAAACTCAATGAGACCATCAGTTCAGCCATGAAGTCTAAAACGTCTGGAGCTTTATTTTATTTAGACTTGGATCGCTTCAAAACTATCAACGATTCATTAGGTCACACGATTGGAGACCATTTAATTAAAGCTATCTCTATGAGAATTGAAGCTTGGGTGAAAGAACAAGATATTGCCGCGAGAATAGGCGGGGATGAGTTTGCGATTTTAATGCCTGACATCAAAATCGAGCAAGCTCCAGATATGGCAAAACAATTGTTGGCTTTAATCTCTAACCCTTACTCCATTGATGACCACCAGCTTTATTGCACTGTGAGTATTGGTATTTCCATGTTCCCTTCAGAAGGGATAACCAGTATTGATGTATTGCGTCAAGCCGATACAGCGCTCTACCGAGCCAAAGTGGCAGGTCGGAATAAATACATGTTTTATGAACCTGAGATGCAAGCTCAGGTTGAAACCTTTCTTGATATTGAAAAGGGTCTACATGAAGCTCTGAGTAAAGATCAATTAGAGCTTTACTATCAACCACAGGTGAATGACAAACATGAAATCATCGGGGTGGAAGCTTTAATTCGCTGGAATCACCCGGATCGCGGTTTGCTACCTCCTGGTGTATTTATGCCGATTGCAGAAGAAACCGGGCAAATTTTGAAAATTGGGGATTGGATCATAGAGCAGGCTTGCTACCAATATGCGAGCTGGGAAAAACAAGGCGTTTTACCTGAATGCTTCCATCGTCTCGCCATAAACATTAGCCCTCTGCAATTTTCTCAAGAGTCTTTTGTCGAGCACATAACCCACACTTTATCTCAAGCCGGTATCACTGGAGAAAATATAGAGCTTGAAATAACGGAAAGTTTACTGCTTGAGAATGTCGATGATGCCATCCGAAAAATGGCGCAGCTTAAAGAACATAACTTAAAAATATCTATTGATGACTTCGGTACTGGCTACTCTTCTCTTCGCTACTTAAAACATCTCGCTGTAGATGTTTTGAAAATAGATCGCTCTTTTGTTACCCAGCTGCATTTAGATGAAAGTGATCAAGCCATTGTCGACACAATCATTATGACTGCACAACGATTAAACCTAGAAGTCATAGCTGAAGGAGTGGAAGAAATACCTGAACTCGATTCATTAAAAGCCTTAGGCTGTAAGCAATTTCAAGGGTACCTATTTGATAAGCCTTTACCCGTAAGTGAAGTCACTCAGCGATTATTGAATTACCACTATGAATTGAAAAGCGAGGAACCTTTAGCAACAAGAAATGAACGAATGAGCTAA
- the rimI gene encoding ribosomal protein S18-alanine N-acetyltransferase, with amino-acid sequence MTNQSAVNKIQLLPTSEQHLDSVWRIEQEAHSHPWSETMIRDLNSRGACHHAMIVNDEIVGYFFAQNIVGEVTLLNIAVDPKEQGKGYGKALIEHFLNVCEKAKAESAWLEVRESNHNAFGLYEWVGFNEVDRRRNYYPSKQGKEDAIIMSYIFF; translated from the coding sequence ATGACTAACCAATCTGCTGTAAATAAAATTCAACTATTACCCACTTCTGAACAGCATTTAGATTCTGTTTGGCGAATAGAGCAAGAGGCTCATTCTCACCCATGGTCTGAGACTATGATTCGTGACCTGAATAGTCGTGGTGCATGTCATCATGCCATGATTGTTAATGATGAAATCGTTGGCTATTTCTTTGCTCAAAATATTGTTGGGGAAGTCACCTTGTTGAACATTGCCGTTGACCCAAAAGAGCAAGGTAAAGGCTACGGTAAAGCCTTAATTGAACATTTTCTTAATGTGTGTGAAAAAGCAAAAGCGGAAAGCGCATGGCTTGAAGTCAGAGAAAGCAACCACAACGCATTTGGTTTATACGAGTGGGTCGGTTTCAATGAAGTTGACCGCCGTAGAAACTACTACCCGAGCAAACAAGGTAAAGAAGATGCCATTATTATGAGTTACATCTTCTTCTAG
- a CDS encoding DNA polymerase III subunit psi yields MVSISSSVQSQYLHEMGIDQWELIHPERLTGYTVDLEVLPEGCKLLLVSDEKPEGKLAEMFERVVKSIKLDLSQALYIPSNQFASIESNTADWVWFAGCSSPIKLDAKVLQSPLLSEIDGNNQHRRDLWQQICAYD; encoded by the coding sequence ATGGTAAGCATATCATCATCAGTACAGTCTCAATATTTGCACGAAATGGGTATAGACCAATGGGAGCTTATTCACCCAGAGCGGTTAACCGGATACACAGTTGACCTCGAGGTATTGCCTGAAGGCTGTAAGTTACTGCTGGTTTCTGATGAAAAGCCTGAAGGTAAATTAGCCGAGATGTTTGAGCGTGTGGTAAAAAGTATCAAGCTAGATTTATCGCAAGCCTTATATATACCTTCTAACCAATTTGCATCTATCGAGAGTAATACGGCTGATTGGGTATGGTTTGCTGGTTGTTCTTCTCCAATCAAACTAGACGCTAAAGTACTTCAATCTCCTTTGTTATCTGAGATTGACGGTAATAACCAACATCGCCGTGATTTATGGCAACAAATTTGTGCTTATGACTAA
- a CDS encoding GNAT family N-acetyltransferase has protein sequence MLIRTEAPADILAIDRLLKSVFETDAEAKLVMSLRENSHLTLSLVACSDEGEVIGHTMFSPVMLDGTDHNWQGLAPLAVKEEFRKQGIGETLVKEGLSSLHEFGYPACMVLGDPNYYSRMGFKSASQFDLTCAWEVPAGAFQAVELASGAFDEHSGVIEYCPEFNEL, from the coding sequence ATGCTTATTCGAACTGAAGCACCCGCTGATATCTTAGCGATAGACCGCCTACTTAAGTCAGTGTTTGAAACCGATGCGGAAGCCAAACTGGTCATGAGCCTGCGTGAAAATAGTCACTTAACGTTATCGTTGGTGGCTTGCTCTGATGAAGGTGAGGTGATCGGTCATACTATGTTTAGCCCTGTGATGTTGGATGGTACTGACCACAACTGGCAAGGTTTAGCGCCTTTAGCTGTAAAAGAAGAGTTCAGAAAACAAGGCATCGGTGAAACTTTAGTGAAAGAAGGCTTATCTTCTTTGCATGAATTTGGTTACCCAGCTTGTATGGTGCTTGGCGATCCGAATTACTACTCTCGTATGGGCTTTAAATCTGCCAGCCAGTTTGATCTGACGTGTGCTTGGGAAGTTCCAGCCGGCGCGTTTCAGGCTGTTGAGCTAGCTTCTGGGGCTTTTGACGAACATAGCGGTGTTATTGAATATTGCCCTGAGTTTAATGAACTGTAG
- the ubiT gene encoding ubiquinone anaerobic biosynthesis accessory factor UbiT, producing the protein MIHKIRTQLVQNAASILRSPVQLLPKSVQKKALLEGLKTVFQEALEDGDFEFLEDKWLKVSIKDMELSWCISYQNEKLIVADKEVAEDVSFSGNLNDLVLIAGRKEDPDTLFFQRRLSIEGDTELGLEVKNLMDSVDLELLPAPMKMLLNQLADFVQKGVQSPHTQNEVINAYSN; encoded by the coding sequence GTGATACACAAGATTCGCACTCAACTAGTTCAAAATGCCGCATCAATTTTGCGATCCCCAGTCCAGTTATTGCCTAAATCAGTACAAAAAAAAGCCTTGCTTGAAGGGCTGAAAACAGTCTTCCAAGAAGCCTTAGAAGATGGTGACTTTGAATTCCTCGAAGATAAGTGGCTGAAAGTTTCGATAAAAGACATGGAGCTAAGTTGGTGTATTAGTTACCAAAATGAAAAGCTTATCGTCGCTGATAAAGAAGTAGCAGAAGATGTAAGCTTTAGTGGTAACTTGAATGATCTTGTTCTGATTGCAGGTCGAAAAGAAGATCCGGATACTTTATTTTTCCAACGACGTCTTTCTATTGAAGGTGATACAGAGCTGGGATTAGAAGTGAAGAACTTAATGGACAGCGTAGATTTAGAGTTACTTCCCGCTCCTATGAAAATGTTATTAAATCAATTAGCTGATTTTGTGCAGAAGGGAGTACAATCGCCTCATACACAAAATGAGGTAATAAATGCTTATTCGAACTGA
- a CDS encoding bifunctional diguanylate cyclase/phosphodiesterase, whose amino-acid sequence MPPQQLQHWFEKFTSNSPFFFAVLDDQHNYFMVNERYCDIAGLSQNELAGMNDRQTLGEQFYNHIKPYYERAFSGETIEAEITLNETDLETSIHFSLSPLVSDDKTEYIVFHAIDTSENQVLIRSLEESEAKFTKLSQLLPDGLLLVEDDYILSSNPAAARILGFNSTTELIGEELGRLFIDQQTKTVFSTKISSLISESGLVCLTGARCGFERKVQLHTDSTAILGNTTQLVLIQNAQDAPKQLSSTTNEDAYIDCLTKLYNRVGFTKRLEQFIQNNTPVVMLYLDIDNFKNINDSLGHHIGDKVIKEVSSRLKRLLPRHAVIGHLGGDEFGVILPEPENDRMAEMLAERIISLINQPFDLHHFSKRLACSIGSVTFPQDGRDARILLQNADTAMYEAKDRGRNRLIKFNDQMNKEARMRLWLEIELQKALQQNGLEVWYQPKVNARDFTINGAEALVRWKHPVEGYISPAAFIPVAERAGLIEHLGRVVMRDVFTTVKRWKTQGILPGRVAINLSPEQFGNPKLIDYMEKLLRTTELDPSAITFELTESAVMSDSDHTLQMLNAIKKLGFALSIDDFGTGYSSLSYLARFPIDELKIDRAFIMNVDTLPKQVTVIENIINLGKSLDLTVVAEGVETREQATLLSNLNCSSIQGFHFYRPQPKEEVEELFAQNRRHKN is encoded by the coding sequence ATGCCTCCCCAGCAATTACAGCATTGGTTTGAAAAATTCACATCAAATAGCCCGTTCTTTTTTGCGGTGCTCGATGACCAACATAATTATTTTATGGTCAACGAACGTTACTGTGATATTGCAGGGTTAAGCCAAAATGAATTGGCAGGCATGAATGATCGACAAACTCTCGGCGAACAATTCTACAACCATATAAAACCTTATTATGAGCGTGCTTTTTCAGGTGAAACAATTGAAGCAGAAATAACGCTTAATGAAACTGACTTAGAAACCAGTATTCATTTCAGTTTATCCCCCCTCGTTAGTGACGATAAAACGGAATACATTGTATTTCATGCAATCGACACCTCAGAAAACCAAGTATTAATACGTTCTCTTGAAGAGTCTGAAGCCAAATTTACAAAATTGTCTCAGCTCCTCCCTGATGGCCTTTTACTGGTAGAAGATGATTATATTTTGTCATCTAACCCGGCAGCAGCCCGAATTCTTGGCTTTAACTCAACCACTGAATTGATTGGTGAAGAGTTAGGGCGATTATTTATAGATCAGCAAACCAAAACAGTATTCAGTACTAAAATTAGCTCTTTAATCTCAGAGTCTGGTTTGGTTTGCTTAACTGGCGCACGTTGTGGCTTCGAAAGAAAAGTTCAGTTACATACTGATTCAACAGCAATTTTAGGTAACACAACTCAATTAGTGCTTATCCAAAATGCTCAAGATGCACCGAAACAACTTTCTAGTACGACCAATGAAGACGCTTATATTGATTGTCTAACAAAGCTGTATAACCGAGTGGGTTTTACCAAGCGGCTAGAACAATTTATTCAAAATAATACACCTGTTGTGATGCTCTACTTAGACATCGATAACTTTAAGAATATCAATGACTCTCTCGGTCACCATATTGGTGATAAAGTCATTAAAGAAGTCTCTTCACGTCTTAAGAGACTGTTACCTCGCCATGCTGTAATTGGTCATTTAGGCGGCGATGAGTTTGGGGTCATTTTACCTGAACCTGAAAATGACCGAATGGCTGAAATGCTGGCTGAAAGGATTATTTCCCTTATTAACCAACCATTTGACCTACACCACTTTAGTAAAAGATTGGCTTGTTCAATTGGCAGCGTTACTTTTCCACAAGATGGCAGAGATGCTCGCATTTTGCTGCAGAATGCCGATACCGCTATGTATGAAGCGAAGGATCGTGGACGTAACCGTTTGATTAAATTCAACGACCAAATGAACAAAGAAGCGCGTATGCGCCTTTGGCTTGAAATTGAATTGCAAAAAGCACTTCAACAAAACGGTTTAGAAGTATGGTACCAACCTAAAGTTAATGCTCGTGATTTTACTATCAACGGTGCGGAAGCCTTAGTTCGCTGGAAACACCCTGTAGAAGGCTACATTAGCCCTGCTGCATTTATACCAGTAGCAGAGCGAGCAGGTTTGATAGAACACTTAGGTAGAGTCGTCATGAGAGACGTATTCACCACAGTCAAACGTTGGAAAACACAGGGCATATTGCCAGGAAGAGTCGCAATCAATTTATCACCTGAGCAGTTTGGAAATCCTAAATTAATCGATTACATGGAAAAACTGCTTCGCACCACAGAGCTTGACCCTAGCGCAATAACGTTTGAATTAACCGAAAGTGCCGTAATGAGTGATAGTGATCATACATTGCAAATGCTTAATGCTATCAAGAAGTTAGGGTTCGCCCTTTCAATTGATGATTTCGGTACCGGCTATTCTTCATTATCTTATTTAGCTCGTTTCCCTATTGATGAGCTAAAAATTGACCGAGCATTCATCATGAATGTTGACACTTTGCCAAAGCAAGTGACTGTGATTGAAAACATTATCAATTTAGGTAAATCACTCGATTTAACGGTTGTTGCTGAAGGTGTTGAAACACGCGAGCAAGCCACACTTCTTTCCAATCTTAATTGCAGCTCTATACAAGGGTTTCACTTTTATCGACCTCAACCAAAAGAAGAAGTTGAAGAGTTGTTTGCACAAAATCGCCGTCATAAAAACTGA
- the ubiU gene encoding ubiquinone anaerobic biosynthesis protein UbiU: MELLCPAGNLPALKTAIDCGADAVYIGFKDDTNARHFAGLNFAGKKLDRAVQYVHDRNKKIHVALNTFAHPNGFERWTNAVDNAAALGVDALIVADIAVLEYAANKYPDLELHLSVQASATNIAAIDFYKQNFNVKRVVLPRVLSIHQVKQLSRNITSDVELEVFAFGSLCIMAEGRCYLSSYMTGESPNTVGACSPAKYVRWQETESGLESRLNEILIDKYAAGENAGYPTLCKGRFDANIDGERKRYHALEEPTSLNTLSMIPELFAANVASVKIEGRQRSPAYVEQVTRTWRAAIDRYLANPKQYHVEPSWNAALANVSEGTQTTLGAYHRKWQ; this comes from the coding sequence ATGGAACTCCTATGCCCAGCAGGCAACTTACCTGCTTTAAAAACAGCAATTGATTGTGGTGCAGATGCGGTTTATATCGGATTCAAAGATGATACTAACGCTCGCCATTTTGCTGGTTTGAATTTTGCCGGAAAAAAACTGGACCGTGCTGTCCAATATGTTCATGACCGAAATAAAAAAATCCACGTTGCACTCAACACTTTTGCACATCCTAATGGGTTTGAACGCTGGACGAACGCAGTCGATAACGCTGCCGCACTTGGTGTTGATGCGCTGATCGTTGCAGATATTGCTGTGTTGGAGTATGCAGCTAACAAATACCCAGATCTTGAACTTCACCTATCTGTTCAGGCATCCGCGACTAACATTGCAGCGATAGATTTCTACAAGCAAAACTTCAATGTAAAACGAGTCGTGCTGCCTCGCGTACTGTCAATTCATCAAGTAAAACAACTTTCTCGTAACATCACTTCTGACGTTGAACTTGAAGTTTTCGCATTTGGCAGTCTTTGTATTATGGCAGAAGGTCGTTGTTACCTTTCTTCATACATGACGGGTGAGTCTCCTAACACTGTAGGCGCTTGTTCACCAGCAAAGTATGTACGCTGGCAAGAAACAGAATCAGGGTTAGAATCTCGTTTAAATGAGATATTAATTGATAAATATGCCGCAGGTGAAAATGCAGGATACCCTACACTTTGTAAAGGACGTTTTGATGCGAATATTGATGGCGAACGTAAGCGCTATCACGCATTAGAAGAGCCTACTAGCCTGAATACCTTATCCATGATACCAGAGCTTTTTGCTGCAAATGTTGCTTCAGTGAAGATTGAAGGACGCCAACGTAGCCCAGCGTATGTTGAACAAGTAACTCGAACATGGCGCGCAGCTATTGACCGGTACTTAGCAAACCCAAAACAATATCATGTGGAGCCTTCTTGGAATGCTGCATTGGCTAATGTATCTGAAGGTACTCAAACTACCCTGGGTGCTTACCACCGTAAATGGCAATAA
- a CDS encoding U32 family peptidase codes for MKYALGPLLYFWPKQDVESFYEQAKNSSADIIYLGESVCSKRREMKTKHWLDIAKDLSSTGKQVVLSTMALLEAPSEVNIMKKYIDNGDFAIEANDVSAIQLASESKVPFVVGPAVNTYNAHTLNLFLKQGMTRWCMPVELSREWLSNIMAQCEELNIRNKFEVEVFSHGYLPLAYSARCFTARAENKAKDDCETCCIKYPTGLQVDSQEGQSVFNLNGIQTQSGYCYNLVNDLPSMNELVDVARLSPLGVDTFSEVEKFKANEQGLKPQPISDRQCNGYWHQLAGLSVKNI; via the coding sequence ATGAAATACGCATTAGGGCCTCTATTATATTTTTGGCCAAAACAAGATGTTGAAAGTTTTTACGAACAAGCAAAAAATAGTTCAGCGGATATTATTTATCTGGGTGAATCTGTGTGTTCAAAACGTCGAGAAATGAAAACTAAACACTGGCTTGATATCGCTAAAGATTTATCGTCTACCGGTAAACAGGTCGTGTTATCGACAATGGCATTGCTGGAAGCACCAAGCGAAGTGAACATCATGAAGAAGTACATCGATAATGGTGACTTTGCTATTGAAGCAAATGATGTATCTGCAATCCAACTGGCTAGTGAAAGCAAAGTGCCTTTTGTTGTAGGTCCTGCTGTAAATACTTATAACGCTCACACGTTAAACCTATTCTTAAAGCAAGGAATGACGCGCTGGTGCATGCCAGTTGAGCTTTCTCGCGAATGGTTGAGCAATATAATGGCACAATGCGAAGAGCTAAATATTCGTAATAAGTTTGAAGTCGAAGTATTCAGCCATGGCTATTTACCTTTAGCGTATTCAGCACGTTGCTTTACCGCTCGTGCAGAGAATAAAGCGAAAGATGACTGTGAAACTTGCTGTATTAAGTACCCAACAGGCTTACAAGTAGACAGCCAAGAAGGGCAATCAGTCTTCAACTTAAACGGTATTCAAACTCAGTCTGGCTACTGCTATAATTTAGTGAATGACTTACCGAGTATGAATGAATTAGTTGATGTGGCTAGGCTTAGCCCATTAGGTGTTGATACATTCTCTGAAGTTGAAAAGTTCAAAGCTAATGAGCAAGGCTTAAAACCTCAACCTATTTCAGATAGACAATGTAATGGTTATTGGCATCAATTGGCGGGGTTAAGCGTTAAGAATATCTAG